In Treponema sp. OMZ 798, the following proteins share a genomic window:
- a CDS encoding Na+/H+ antiporter NhaC family protein, protein MDESRSSKRYGFIAFVPLLVFLALYIGFGLFFTAQGVPKAFKQFPRHVALLIGIFIAVLMNRKEKFGTKVDVFSKNAGNEGVMLIGLIYLLAGGFQGAAKAMGGVDSIVNLGLTYIPSALLIPGVFLMSCFISTAIGTSMGTIAAMAPIAIGVATKSDLNLAVACSAVIGGAYFGDNLSIISDTTISATKGVGCEMKDKFRMNLLIAIPAAVFAFILYAIMGGKGTITGDLEFHLIRIIPYIVVLITALTGMNVVAVLFVGIVMAGLIGILQGTLTFMTFVQSLGEGMEDMMSITIVAILISGLIGLIKYYGGIDWLINKITSRIKSRKGAEYGIGLLSGLLSISLVNNTIAIIISAPIAKEIGFQYKISPKRLASLLDIFACAFLALCPHDGGMLIVTGLSGVAPTAVLAHSYYIFGLIAAAVITIQLGLLRTKEEKAAI, encoded by the coding sequence ATGGATGAAAGTAGAAGTTCAAAAAGGTACGGCTTTATAGCCTTTGTTCCGTTACTGGTTTTTTTAGCCTTGTACATCGGATTCGGTTTGTTTTTTACGGCTCAGGGAGTTCCTAAGGCTTTTAAACAATTTCCAAGGCATGTTGCTCTTTTAATCGGTATCTTCATTGCTGTTCTTATGAACCGCAAGGAAAAATTCGGTACAAAGGTTGATGTGTTTTCTAAAAATGCCGGAAATGAAGGCGTAATGCTCATAGGCCTTATCTATCTCTTGGCCGGAGGTTTTCAAGGTGCTGCAAAGGCGATGGGCGGTGTAGACAGCATTGTCAATTTAGGCTTAACCTATATTCCGAGTGCATTGTTGATTCCCGGAGTATTTTTAATGAGCTGTTTTATTTCTACGGCAATTGGAACTTCCATGGGAACGATTGCTGCTATGGCCCCTATTGCTATCGGTGTAGCAACAAAGTCTGATCTAAATTTGGCTGTAGCTTGCAGTGCAGTAATCGGCGGAGCCTATTTCGGCGACAACCTTTCAATCATATCGGATACGACTATTTCTGCAACGAAGGGTGTAGGCTGTGAAATGAAGGATAAGTTTAGAATGAACCTTTTAATTGCCATACCGGCTGCAGTTTTTGCCTTTATCTTGTATGCGATTATGGGCGGTAAAGGTACAATTACAGGAGACTTGGAATTCCATTTGATAAGAATTATTCCTTATATTGTAGTTTTAATTACAGCTCTGACAGGAATGAATGTTGTTGCTGTTCTCTTTGTCGGAATTGTTATGGCCGGTTTGATAGGCATTTTGCAGGGCACCTTGACATTTATGACCTTTGTTCAATCCTTAGGAGAAGGTATGGAAGATATGATGAGCATTACTATAGTTGCCATCTTAATCTCCGGTCTAATCGGTTTGATAAAATACTACGGCGGTATTGATTGGCTTATCAATAAGATTACTTCAAGAATCAAGAGCAGAAAAGGTGCAGAATACGGAATCGGTTTGTTATCGGGACTTCTGTCCATTTCCTTGGTAAACAATACAATAGCCATCATTATATCTGCTCCTATTGCAAAGGAAATCGGCTTTCAATACAAGATTTCACCGAAACGCTTAGCAAGTTTACTTGATATCTTTGCTTGTGCCTTCTTGGCCCTTTGCCCGCATGACGGAGGTATGCTGATTGTAACAGGTCTGTCAGGTGTTGCTCCTACGGCAGTTCTTGCACACTCATATTATATCTTCGGATTGATAGCGGCTGCCGTTATAACTATTCAATTAGGTCTTTTAAGAACCAAGGAAGAAAAGGCTGCTATCTGA
- a CDS encoding MalY/PatB family protein yields the protein MKYDFDEIIDRSSNYSAKFEEAHLHYGTNDVIPLWIADMDFKTARPIIDAIIERAEQGIFGYTFRPDSYFDAVADWQIKRNNYKPDTNLMAFAPGVVPAMRMMLQMFSTEQDRMMITTPVYHPFTDIVLNTKRTLVNIPLIVEGEKYKMNFEGIEAEFKKGIKFFIFCNPHNPVGRVWTRDELERLTSLCLKYKVKIISDEIHSDLIFSGFKHIPTASISKEVETITYTMIAPSKTFNLAGLQASTIIFPNMEEKDQYIANLKEMDVARNNCFSLVATIAAYREGEEWLSQAIDYIHGNMEFIYEYCKKNIPVLKPNKPEATYLCWIDARDLKMNDDELKKFLVEKAGLALGSGIEFGEGGSGFVRFNAATSRRVIERALMQLEAAIKKI from the coding sequence ATGAAATATGATTTTGATGAAATAATAGACCGGTCTTCAAATTATTCGGCAAAGTTTGAAGAAGCTCATTTGCATTACGGTACAAATGATGTGATTCCCTTATGGATAGCCGACATGGATTTTAAAACTGCAAGACCCATAATTGATGCAATAATAGAAAGAGCAGAGCAGGGTATTTTCGGATACACCTTTAGGCCTGATTCTTATTTTGATGCTGTTGCAGATTGGCAGATTAAAAGAAACAATTACAAACCGGATACAAATCTTATGGCCTTTGCTCCGGGGGTTGTGCCTGCAATGCGTATGATGCTGCAGATGTTCAGTACCGAGCAAGACCGTATGATGATAACGACCCCTGTTTATCATCCCTTTACCGATATAGTTTTAAATACAAAAAGAACATTGGTGAACATTCCTCTTATAGTAGAAGGGGAAAAATATAAAATGAATTTTGAAGGTATTGAAGCGGAGTTTAAAAAAGGAATTAAGTTTTTTATATTTTGCAATCCTCATAATCCTGTCGGCCGTGTTTGGACAAGGGATGAACTTGAACGCTTAACCTCCCTTTGTTTAAAATACAAGGTCAAAATCATTTCGGACGAAATTCATTCGGATTTAATTTTTTCAGGCTTTAAGCACATACCTACGGCTTCTATTTCTAAAGAGGTTGAAACAATTACCTATACTATGATAGCTCCCAGTAAAACCTTTAACCTTGCAGGCTTACAAGCATCTACAATTATTTTCCCCAACATGGAAGAAAAAGATCAATACATTGCAAACTTAAAAGAGATGGATGTAGCACGCAATAATTGTTTTAGTCTTGTAGCAACTATTGCTGCCTACCGAGAAGGAGAAGAGTGGCTTAGTCAGGCAATAGATTATATTCACGGCAATATGGAATTCATCTATGAATATTGCAAAAAAAATATTCCGGTTTTAAAACCGAACAAACCTGAAGCAACCTATCTTTGCTGGATAGATGCAAGAGATCTAAAAATGAATGACGATGAGCTTAAAAAATTTCTTGTAGAAAAAGCAGGACTTGCTTTGGGAAGCGGAATAGAATTCGGTGAAGGCGGAAGCGGTTTTGTGAGATTTAATGCAGCAACTTCTCGCCGGGTAATTGAAAGGGCTCTTATGCAGTTGGAAGCTGCAATAAAAAAAATATAG
- a CDS encoding sigma-54-dependent Fis family transcriptional regulator → MQKVLIITISSKVAEGYKNFLKNFFDEDIIIGTKSVDADNFDFIECADVYLIGATSSENFEPIMAKIDKSKAVFIRLTFRQKEIDLLKAIKNGTEALLVNLSRQMAIETISDLHRLGVTNIILYPCYPNQENIPNLDMAITPGERRFVPGHISEVLDIGDRLLTANTIAELALRLDYSHILQSESYRQYVSTLAEQNYSIDLLTNKTMSIENAYQMLMESLDVAVIGIDVRGKIFVCNNAFCKIMNISRFELINRDFKTVLKKFYNHLEDSGLTKKVSKIIRINQTNFVLNVFPFCWENQYAGRYILLQRFSDTEKNQHHLRMQLMKKGHTAKYTFDDIIGNCQAICKIKEIAGKAARSDASILLTGESGTGKELFAHSIHKASKRSSMPFIALNCAAFQDSLLESELFGYVEGSFTGARKGGKLGLFEYAHGGTLFLDEIEGMSANLQIKLLRVLQEKEIIRVGGNRIIKIDVRIIAASNENIRELTLQNKFRKDLYYRLNTIPIEVPPLREREADVLVISEYIMNKIKAGFVLSPQVKEFFLKYRWEGNIRELYNVLEYLKYLDEKEIRIEHLPKYIIDFEPQEPHAALSYREKEVYILRLLESAFPLGLGRRKILDRCRTDEVGISESLIRKILSDLEKRDFITIAEGRCGTKINDRGISYLKSLGF, encoded by the coding sequence ATGCAAAAGGTTCTTATTATTACTATTTCCTCAAAGGTTGCTGAAGGGTATAAAAATTTTTTAAAAAACTTTTTTGATGAAGATATCATTATCGGCACTAAAAGTGTAGATGCCGATAATTTCGATTTTATCGAATGTGCCGATGTTTATTTGATAGGTGCTACTTCGAGTGAAAATTTTGAGCCTATTATGGCTAAAATCGATAAATCAAAAGCTGTATTTATACGTTTGACTTTCAGGCAAAAAGAGATAGATCTGCTTAAGGCCATAAAAAACGGAACTGAAGCTCTTCTTGTAAATTTGAGCAGGCAGATGGCTATAGAAACCATCTCGGATTTACACAGGCTTGGTGTAACAAATATTATCCTGTATCCTTGCTATCCCAATCAAGAAAATATACCTAATCTTGATATGGCTATAACTCCCGGAGAGCGCCGTTTTGTTCCCGGCCATATTTCTGAAGTTTTGGATATTGGAGACAGGCTTTTAACGGCGAATACTATAGCTGAACTGGCTTTAAGGCTTGATTACTCTCATATCCTTCAAAGCGAAAGCTATAGGCAATATGTTTCAACCCTTGCCGAGCAAAATTACAGCATAGATCTTCTTACAAATAAGACGATGAGCATTGAAAATGCTTATCAAATGCTGATGGAGTCGCTGGATGTTGCCGTTATCGGTATTGATGTAAGGGGTAAGATATTTGTATGCAATAATGCCTTTTGCAAGATTATGAATATATCTAGGTTTGAACTTATCAACAGGGACTTTAAAACGGTATTAAAAAAATTTTACAACCATTTGGAAGATTCCGGCCTCACAAAAAAGGTTTCAAAAATTATCCGGATCAACCAAACAAATTTTGTTTTAAATGTTTTTCCGTTTTGTTGGGAAAATCAATATGCAGGCAGATATATTCTGCTCCAGCGTTTTAGCGACACGGAAAAAAATCAACACCATCTTAGGATGCAGCTTATGAAAAAAGGTCATACTGCTAAATATACCTTTGATGATATAATCGGCAACTGTCAGGCAATTTGTAAAATAAAGGAAATAGCAGGAAAGGCTGCAAGGTCTGATGCCTCCATTCTTTTGACTGGTGAAAGCGGAACGGGAAAAGAATTATTTGCTCATTCCATTCACAAGGCATCAAAAAGGTCTTCTATGCCCTTTATTGCCTTAAACTGCGCCGCCTTCCAAGACAGCCTTTTGGAAAGTGAGCTCTTCGGCTATGTAGAAGGGTCGTTTACGGGAGCAAGAAAGGGAGGTAAGCTGGGGCTCTTTGAGTATGCCCACGGTGGTACTCTTTTTCTTGATGAAATAGAAGGAATGAGTGCAAACCTTCAGATTAAACTTTTGCGGGTTCTTCAAGAAAAAGAAATAATAAGGGTTGGCGGAAACCGCATCATCAAAATTGATGTCAGAATAATTGCAGCTTCAAATGAAAACATAAGGGAGCTTACCCTTCAGAACAAATTCCGAAAAGACCTGTACTACCGTTTAAATACAATACCTATTGAAGTTCCTCCTTTGAGGGAAAGAGAAGCAGATGTTTTGGTTATATCCGAGTATATTATGAATAAGATAAAGGCAGGTTTTGTGTTATCTCCTCAGGTAAAAGAATTTTTTTTAAAATACCGATGGGAAGGAAATATAAGAGAGCTTTACAATGTTCTTGAATATTTAAAGTATCTGGATGAAAAAGAGATAAGGATTGAGCACCTGCCTAAATATATCATCGATTTTGAGCCTCAGGAACCGCATGCTGCCTTATCATATCGGGAAAAAGAAGTCTATATTTTAAGACTCTTGGAAAGCGCTTTTCCTTTAGGCCTTGGAAGAAGAAAAATTTTAGATAGGTGCCGTACGGATGAGGTGGGTATTTCTGAAAGTCTCATACGAAAAATTCTTTCCGATCTTGAAAAAAGAGATTTTATAACGATAGCTGAAGGCCGCTGCGGTACAAAAATAAACGATAGAGGCATAAGCTATCTTAAATCCTTGGGATTTTAA